From a single Fusobacterium ulcerans ATCC 49185 genomic region:
- a CDS encoding M20 metallopeptidase family protein, translating to MLNLDIIKNEIKNFESELIKIRRHIHQNPELSMVEYQTSEFIIEKLKSFGITDIKKAGETGVIALIKGNGTRCLAIRADMDALPFQEDTPVPFTSKNDGAAHACGHDIHTTCLLGCAYILNKHKNDFDGTVKLLFQPGEEKGLGAKSMIANGALENPVPEAIFGLHCWPDTKAGTIFHRSGKMSASSDTFKIIIEGSQGHAAHPYKAVDPIMIAGNIICGVQNILSREVSPLESGVITLAAINGGNAANVIPKTVEIIGSIRSLSPEIRNFLHQRLTEIAEGTAKTFRGKAFVEINKGTPVVINDEKISNLIKDTCENILGKENVIYNPYPSMGSEDFACYLEQIPGAMYRLGCGFENEKNHPLHSNCFNPNEDSIAVGVFTLVAIADNFFKK from the coding sequence ATGTTAAATTTAGATATTATAAAAAATGAAATAAAAAACTTTGAGAGTGAACTTATAAAAATCAGAAGGCATATACATCAAAATCCAGAATTATCCATGGTTGAATATCAAACTTCTGAATTTATAATTGAAAAATTAAAATCTTTTGGAATAACAGATATAAAAAAAGCTGGAGAAACAGGTGTAATTGCTTTAATTAAGGGTAATGGAACACGTTGTTTGGCAATAAGAGCTGATATGGATGCTCTTCCATTTCAAGAAGATACTCCTGTTCCTTTTACATCAAAAAATGATGGAGCTGCTCATGCATGTGGGCATGATATACATACAACTTGTTTATTAGGATGTGCTTATATTTTAAATAAACATAAAAATGATTTTGATGGCACTGTTAAACTCCTATTCCAACCTGGAGAAGAAAAGGGATTAGGAGCTAAATCAATGATAGCAAATGGAGCTTTGGAAAATCCTGTTCCTGAAGCTATATTTGGTCTTCATTGCTGGCCTGATACAAAAGCTGGAACTATCTTTCACCGTTCAGGTAAAATGAGTGCTTCTTCTGACACCTTTAAAATTATTATTGAAGGAAGTCAGGGACATGCTGCTCATCCATATAAAGCTGTAGACCCTATAATGATTGCAGGTAATATTATTTGTGGAGTTCAGAATATTCTTTCAAGGGAAGTATCTCCATTGGAATCTGGTGTTATCACATTAGCAGCTATCAATGGTGGAAATGCTGCTAATGTTATTCCTAAAACTGTTGAAATAATTGGAAGCATCAGATCACTTTCTCCTGAAATAAGAAATTTTCTTCACCAGAGATTAACAGAAATAGCTGAAGGAACCGCTAAAACTTTCAGAGGAAAAGCATTTGTTGAAATTAATAAGGGAACTCCTGTTGTCATAAATGATGAAAAAATATCTAATTTGATAAAAGACACATGTGAAAATATTTTAGGAAAAGAAAATGTTATCTACAATCCTTATCCTTCCATGGGATCAGAAGATTTTGCCTGTTACCTAGAACAAATTCCAGGAGCAATGTATAGATTGGGGTGTGGATTTGAAAATGAAAAAAATCATCCTCTGCATTCCAATTGTTTTAATCCTAATGAAGATTCTATAGCTGTTGGTGTTTTCACTTTAGTTGCAATAGCAGATAATTTTTTTAAAAAGTAA
- a CDS encoding autotransporter domain-containing protein, translated as MIEKIMKAVKSGSKKRGRNITIGAVVGFLLSCTIVMGAVEGTGLNITTNGGIEFSKDNISFTPGEEGDPYIDNSWDESTKTYTNNSTISEEITDSDYINSYGLNVGIAGEGISKIVNKGIINGYAKVSNTFYDAKAYGINISLSQNGNVKMESITNDGLINAETISGSRIYSYGIKVSLEYGVTGSIGVDNITNDGLIIGNSRDSSNEPSVYGISIGNSVQVGKLINNGLINTYMPGGASTGTGISVSGTLSELINNGLINETSVDSYAITIGYYGGTVAVTNITNNGLISGYLRGYNECSGIRIDSATLAGALKNIGTIKGDNGIKNGGYLSGSTVNNLINNGVIYGKTNAVKNGGTITNFNNYGILASGNSSGSVVDGLTIAAHNDSGGENKIKNYGLAFADTGSGDYKNYDNSPSNFGAIYLDEDIAGVQYDIINIGADVDGSSKEITNWKSLGIKDGKLYSNAGDTTGGEISSFSSNKQYILNGIEDTLKVIGANEGNRLNNSIINAYKTAVKFAAAAEGKLTLSGTTVNGGADGSDVVVGGSNSDTLILEDASIINGNINMGAEVDNLSLNSGVIVNGTVKMGDGNDVLDIVSGGRINGTLDGGTDNDVLNFNPAVMRASNNDEIKIFHNISGFENMNIGTNITVYEKTIGTDGKTMDDLKISDAEVINIKTEGTLTLRIDSTKTANLGGIDKIIGHALYENNGTISSEGGKLLLALNGAGNESIISFGTTTLGDGLDRKTLDTTSKLHTVEKLNNKEVAVTARWDLPNYLEYQQLNKIYQGIVSVEDLIGNFNVDDDEKLSTFLGYLNDIYAGNPYSYSSELSRKSTGMFRDIVTENIFKPEANKWIIYGGLTHVDGGTKDTYYGKGYYAYDIGSSDMDADTKITGAYMLGEYGVSDTLTSGVVIGGNKLKSDLSNGSKVDGSALYLGAYAKKYVGNLKVTAGAGFQYGDYDADRMALGRGITETRSYSSNYNDITYDIYLNGRYSHNIGDNLFLEPYGTLSYTYIDQDGADEGNQTLAIETDSKSFDYTVGKAGLDLKKVIPHEKGKSTLSAGVSYTRILDGADEKFITGRFKGGRDFDILVAHKNEHSIGVNAKYALELENGVLFDVKGTYAVERDSHNRAGKNKTKGEWIVGAGLGYKF; from the coding sequence ATGATAGAAAAGATTATGAAAGCAGTAAAAAGTGGGAGTAAAAAAAGGGGAAGAAATATAACAATAGGAGCAGTAGTAGGATTTTTATTGTCATGTACAATAGTAATGGGAGCAGTAGAAGGAACAGGGCTAAACATAACAACAAATGGAGGAATAGAATTTAGTAAAGACAATATTTCATTTACACCAGGAGAGGAAGGGGATCCATATATTGACAACAGTTGGGATGAAAGTACAAAAACTTATACAAATAACTCTACAATATCTGAAGAAATTACTGATTCTGATTATATTAATTCTTATGGCTTGAATGTAGGTATCGCTGGAGAAGGAATAAGTAAGATTGTAAATAAAGGGATAATAAATGGATATGCTAAAGTAAGCAATACATTTTATGATGCTAAGGCCTATGGAATAAATATTTCACTTTCACAAAATGGTAATGTAAAAATGGAAAGTATTACAAATGATGGATTAATAAATGCAGAGACTATTAGTGGGAGTCGTATTTATAGTTATGGAATAAAAGTATCTTTAGAATATGGAGTAACTGGTAGTATAGGAGTAGATAATATAACAAATGATGGATTAATAATTGGTAATAGCAGGGATTCTAGTAATGAACCTTCTGTTTATGGAATAAGTATTGGAAACTCAGTGCAAGTAGGGAAATTAATAAATAATGGATTAATAAATACCTATATGCCTGGAGGAGCTTCAACTGGGACTGGAATAAGTGTTTCTGGAACGTTAAGTGAATTGATAAATAATGGACTGATAAATGAGACCTCTGTGGATAGTTATGCAATAACTATTGGCTATTATGGAGGAACAGTAGCTGTAACAAATATAACAAATAATGGGCTAATAAGCGGATATCTTCGTGGTTATAATGAATGTTCTGGAATAAGAATTGATTCTGCAACTTTAGCAGGAGCTTTAAAAAATATTGGAACAATAAAAGGGGATAATGGAATAAAGAATGGAGGGTATCTTAGTGGCTCTACAGTAAATAATTTAATAAATAATGGAGTAATTTATGGAAAAACTAATGCTGTAAAAAATGGTGGAACAATAACTAATTTTAATAACTATGGAATACTTGCATCAGGTAATAGTTCTGGTAGTGTGGTTGATGGCTTAACAATAGCGGCTCATAATGATTCTGGTGGTGAAAATAAAATAAAAAACTATGGATTAGCCTTTGCAGATACAGGTTCTGGTGACTATAAGAATTATGATAATAGTCCCAGTAATTTTGGAGCAATATATTTAGATGAAGATATTGCTGGAGTTCAGTATGATATCATAAATATTGGAGCAGATGTAGATGGTAGTTCTAAAGAAATAACAAATTGGAAGAGCCTGGGTATAAAAGATGGAAAGCTGTATTCTAATGCTGGTGATACTACTGGTGGTGAAATAAGTAGTTTTTCTTCAAATAAGCAATATATTTTAAATGGAATAGAAGATACTCTTAAAGTTATTGGAGCAAATGAGGGGAATAGATTAAATAATAGTATAATCAATGCCTATAAGACAGCAGTAAAATTTGCTGCTGCTGCTGAGGGAAAACTTACTCTATCAGGAACAACAGTAAATGGTGGAGCAGATGGAAGTGATGTAGTAGTAGGAGGCAGTAATTCAGATACTTTAATACTGGAAGATGCAAGTATAATCAATGGAAATATAAACATGGGAGCTGAGGTGGATAATCTTTCTCTGAATTCTGGAGTAATAGTTAATGGAACTGTGAAAATGGGAGATGGAAATGATGTTCTTGATATTGTTAGTGGAGGAAGAATAAATGGAACTCTTGATGGAGGAACAGATAATGATGTTCTTAATTTTAATCCAGCAGTAATGAGAGCTTCAAATAATGATGAAATAAAAATTTTTCATAATATATCAGGATTTGAAAATATGAATATAGGTACAAATATTACAGTCTATGAAAAAACTATTGGTACAGATGGAAAAACAATGGATGACTTAAAAATATCAGATGCAGAAGTAATAAATATAAAAACAGAAGGAACTTTAACTTTAAGAATAGATTCAACTAAGACAGCTAATTTAGGTGGAATAGATAAGATTATAGGTCATGCACTCTATGAAAATAATGGAACTATATCTTCAGAAGGAGGAAAACTGCTGCTGGCACTAAATGGAGCGGGAAATGAAAGTATAATAAGCTTTGGAACTACTACTTTAGGGGATGGATTAGATAGGAAAACTCTTGATACAACATCAAAACTTCATACTGTAGAAAAGCTAAATAATAAAGAAGTAGCAGTTACAGCTAGATGGGATCTGCCTAATTATTTAGAATACCAACAGTTGAATAAAATATATCAAGGTATTGTATCTGTTGAAGATTTAATAGGAAACTTTAATGTAGATGATGATGAAAAATTATCAACATTCTTAGGATATTTAAATGATATTTATGCAGGAAATCCATATTCTTATAGTTCTGAATTATCAAGAAAATCTACTGGAATGTTCAGAGATATAGTAACAGAAAACATTTTTAAGCCAGAAGCAAATAAATGGATTATATATGGAGGACTTACTCATGTAGATGGAGGAACAAAAGATACTTACTATGGAAAAGGCTACTATGCTTATGATATAGGAAGTTCTGATATGGATGCAGATACTAAGATAACTGGAGCATATATGCTGGGAGAATATGGAGTATCTGATACACTTACTTCTGGAGTAGTGATAGGAGGAAATAAACTTAAATCTGACTTGTCTAATGGCTCTAAAGTTGATGGAAGCGCGCTGTATCTGGGAGCTTATGCTAAGAAGTATGTAGGGAATTTAAAAGTAACAGCAGGAGCAGGATTTCAATATGGAGATTATGATGCAGATAGAATGGCGCTAGGAAGAGGAATTACAGAAACAAGAAGCTATAGTTCAAATTACAATGATATAACTTATGACATCTACTTAAATGGAAGATACTCACATAATATTGGAGATAACCTATTCTTAGAACCGTATGGAACATTGTCATATACCTATATAGATCAAGATGGTGCAGATGAAGGAAATCAAACTCTAGCAATAGAAACAGATTCAAAATCATTTGACTATACAGTGGGAAAAGCAGGGTTAGACTTGAAGAAAGTTATACCTCATGAAAAAGGAAAAAGTACACTTTCAGCAGGAGTAAGCTACACAAGAATACTTGATGGAGCAGATGAGAAGTTTATCACAGGAAGATTTAAAGGTGGAAGGGACTTTGATATATTGGTTGCTCATAAAAATGAGCATAGTATAGGAGTAAATGCCAAATATGCACTGGAACTTGAAAATGGAGTACTATTTGATGTAAAAGGAACTTATGCAGTAGAAAGAGATTCACATAACAGGGCAGGAAAAAACAAGACTAAAGGTGAATGGATAGTAGGAGCAGGATTAGGATATAAGTTCTAA
- a CDS encoding AbgT family transporter, with protein sequence MADANAKKHGFLDWVERVGNKIPHPFILFCCLAAAIIIVSAVCTIFDIQVIDPVTNKVVVAKSLLSAEGINFMLQSMVKNFTGFSPLGLVLVMTLGIGLAEHVGLVSSFMRNSILTLKDYPRIITFMIMIIGICGNLASDAAIVVIPVISAFIFLSLGKHPLAGIAVGYAATTAGFSANLLVAGTDALLAGITTEAVKIVNPNFQVSVVCNWYFMAASTFLLAIVGTIVTERIIEPRLGKYNGKKIITQEEVSPLEKKALRKSGIASAIYLIILFVAVFPQNSFLRNAKTGSLLDSPLLKAIIPILLILFLVAGITYGITMGKIKSAGDVPKYMTIAMRDMSSYIVLVFIIGQFVAYFNWSKLGYILAVNGAEMLTSMNLKGIPLFIMFILLTAFINLFIGSGSAKWALLAPIFVPMFYMLGYAPSLTQMLYRIGDSTTNIISPLFPYMPIILGLAQEYDEEYGMGTVISTMIPYTVAMLIMWIIMAIIWISLGIPLGPGEVLYL encoded by the coding sequence ATGGCAGATGCAAATGCAAAAAAACATGGTTTTCTGGATTGGGTAGAACGAGTAGGAAATAAAATACCTCATCCTTTTATTCTTTTCTGCTGCTTAGCTGCTGCAATTATTATTGTTTCAGCAGTATGTACAATATTTGATATACAGGTAATCGACCCTGTTACTAACAAAGTAGTAGTAGCAAAAAGTCTTTTATCAGCAGAAGGAATAAACTTTATGCTCCAAAGTATGGTTAAAAACTTTACTGGGTTCTCTCCATTAGGTCTTGTACTTGTTATGACACTTGGTATTGGACTTGCTGAACATGTTGGACTTGTTTCATCTTTCATGAGAAACAGTATCCTTACATTAAAAGATTATCCTAGAATAATAACTTTCATGATAATGATAATTGGTATATGTGGAAACTTAGCTTCTGATGCTGCTATTGTTGTTATTCCAGTTATATCAGCTTTTATTTTCCTTTCTTTAGGAAAACACCCTCTAGCAGGTATTGCAGTAGGTTATGCTGCTACTACAGCAGGATTCAGTGCTAACCTTTTAGTTGCTGGAACAGATGCACTTTTAGCTGGTATTACTACAGAAGCTGTTAAGATAGTAAATCCTAATTTCCAAGTTTCAGTAGTATGTAACTGGTACTTTATGGCTGCTTCTACTTTTCTTCTTGCAATAGTAGGTACTATTGTTACAGAAAGAATAATTGAACCAAGACTTGGAAAGTACAATGGTAAAAAAATAATAACACAGGAAGAAGTTTCTCCTTTGGAGAAAAAAGCTTTGAGAAAATCTGGAATAGCTAGTGCTATTTATTTAATAATTCTATTTGTAGCAGTTTTTCCTCAAAATAGTTTCCTTAGAAATGCAAAAACTGGTTCTTTACTAGACTCACCACTTTTAAAAGCTATCATCCCTATACTTTTAATACTTTTCTTAGTAGCTGGTATCACTTATGGTATTACTATGGGAAAAATTAAATCTGCTGGAGATGTTCCTAAATATATGACTATTGCAATGAGAGATATGTCTTCATATATCGTTCTGGTATTCATTATTGGACAATTCGTTGCTTACTTCAACTGGAGCAAACTTGGATATATACTTGCTGTTAATGGAGCAGAAATGCTTACCTCAATGAACTTGAAAGGAATTCCTCTTTTCATAATGTTTATCTTACTTACTGCATTTATTAACCTATTCATAGGAAGTGGATCTGCAAAATGGGCTTTACTAGCTCCTATATTCGTTCCTATGTTCTATATGCTTGGATATGCTCCATCTCTTACTCAAATGCTTTACAGAATAGGAGATTCTACTACTAATATAATTTCTCCATTATTTCCATATATGCCTATTATCTTAGGATTAGCACAAGAGTATGATGAAGAATATGGAATGGGTACTGTTATTTCTACTATGATTCCATATACAGTAGCAATGCTTATTATGTGGATAATCATGGCTATTATATGGATATCTTTAGGTATCCCTTTAGGACCAGGAGAAGTACTTTATCTTTAA
- a CDS encoding amidohydrolase, producing METNGILLIKNATILDVEEKKEIEADILVKDGKIAAIEKTIDVPADKVIDAGKRYVTSGLVDCHTHLGLKGDSQGFEGIDHNEKNDPVTPQMRGLDGINPLDVTVNEALAHGVTTVGSGPGSTNVFGGTFACIKTYGECVDDMLLSDSVAMKSAFGENVKRTYNDKKKTPMTRMGIAALFREYILKTKEYLRDKEAGKNPKFDMKLEALIPVIKKEIPVKAHVHRADDIMTAIRLAKELDLDMTLDHCTCAKDVFNSLMKVDYPMIMGPSLGHRGKIELQGKGFESVALFSNAGKKIAITTDAPVVPLQYLNVCAGLAVRAGMDKWEALRAISLYPASFMKQDHRVGSIKVGKDADIVVWSDYPLSNFALPNYVLVDGELVEGIDK from the coding sequence ATGGAAACTAATGGAATCTTATTAATTAAAAATGCAACTATCTTGGATGTAGAAGAAAAAAAAGAGATTGAAGCTGATATTTTAGTAAAGGATGGTAAAATAGCTGCAATAGAAAAAACTATTGATGTTCCTGCTGATAAAGTTATTGATGCTGGAAAAAGATATGTAACTTCTGGATTGGTAGACTGTCATACACACTTGGGATTAAAAGGGGATAGTCAAGGTTTTGAAGGAATCGACCACAATGAAAAAAATGACCCTGTTACTCCTCAAATGAGAGGATTGGATGGAATAAATCCTCTTGATGTAACTGTTAATGAAGCTCTTGCTCATGGGGTAACTACTGTTGGAAGCGGTCCTGGTTCTACAAATGTATTTGGAGGTACTTTTGCTTGTATAAAAACGTATGGAGAATGTGTTGATGATATGCTTTTAAGTGATTCTGTTGCTATGAAGTCTGCCTTTGGAGAAAATGTAAAGAGAACATATAATGATAAGAAAAAAACTCCTATGACAAGAATGGGAATTGCTGCTTTATTCAGAGAATATATTTTAAAAACAAAAGAATATTTAAGAGATAAAGAAGCTGGAAAAAATCCTAAATTTGATATGAAACTGGAAGCCCTTATTCCAGTAATAAAAAAAGAAATTCCTGTAAAAGCCCATGTACATAGAGCAGATGATATTATGACAGCCATCAGACTTGCTAAAGAATTAGATTTAGATATGACGCTTGATCACTGTACTTGTGCTAAAGATGTATTTAATTCTCTTATGAAAGTTGATTATCCTATGATTATGGGTCCTTCTCTTGGGCATAGAGGAAAAATAGAATTACAAGGAAAAGGATTTGAATCTGTAGCTTTATTCAGCAATGCTGGGAAAAAAATAGCTATTACTACTGATGCCCCAGTGGTTCCATTGCAGTATTTGAATGTCTGTGCTGGACTTGCTGTAAGAGCCGGAATGGATAAATGGGAAGCTTTGAGAGCTATATCTCTATATCCTGCTTCATTTATGAAGCAAGATCACAGAGTTGGAAGTATCAAAGTTGGAAAAGATGCTGATATAGTTGTGTGGAGTGACTATCCTTTATCTAATTTTGCTCTTCCTAATTATGTTTTAGTAGATGGAGAGCTTGTAGAAGGAATAGATAAATAA
- a CDS encoding M20 metallopeptidase family protein, with product MKFSDIENVIDKHIDEIIAFRRDLHEHPELGGNEVRTSAKVAEQLKKLPVKIRENVGGHGVIADLTGIEGGKTILLRGDMDALPINETNTLSFSSKVPDVMHACGHDMHTSIVLGTAIVLSELKDKIKGNVKFMFQPNEESAPVGGSRAMMDDGLLENPKVDEAYALHVFGNPTGTVAFRPGVANSRSDRITIEIKGKSSHGSLPGEGRDAIVTAANVISSIQTIISRNMGPGENAVVTIGKITGGSRYNVVSDHVKLEGTVRTFDTGTAELIKKRLSRIVMDISDAYECIGTLDYQDGYDFMFNDLALSEEVIKSLNPLLGKDNIIIQPNPLPAGEDFSFVTKKVPSVFLWLGTETDFNKGKCILHNPEFMADENSLKVGIKILCKLVLDRLNSLE from the coding sequence ATGAAATTTTCTGATATAGAAAATGTAATAGACAAACATATAGATGAAATAATTGCCTTTAGAAGAGATCTTCATGAACATCCTGAACTTGGTGGAAATGAAGTCAGAACCTCTGCTAAAGTTGCTGAACAATTAAAAAAACTTCCTGTAAAAATAAGGGAAAACGTAGGTGGACATGGTGTAATTGCTGACCTTACAGGAATTGAAGGAGGAAAAACTATCTTATTAAGAGGAGATATGGATGCTCTTCCTATTAATGAAACTAATACTCTTTCTTTTTCTTCAAAAGTTCCTGATGTAATGCATGCATGTGGACATGACATGCATACTTCAATAGTTCTTGGAACTGCCATTGTATTAAGTGAACTAAAAGATAAAATAAAAGGAAATGTAAAATTTATGTTTCAGCCTAATGAAGAATCTGCACCAGTTGGTGGTTCAAGAGCTATGATGGATGATGGACTTTTAGAAAATCCAAAAGTAGATGAAGCTTATGCTCTTCATGTTTTTGGCAATCCTACAGGTACTGTTGCTTTTAGACCTGGAGTAGCAAATTCCAGATCAGACAGAATAACTATAGAAATTAAAGGAAAAAGCAGTCATGGTTCTCTTCCTGGTGAAGGAAGAGATGCTATTGTCACAGCTGCAAATGTCATATCTTCTATTCAAACAATTATCAGTAGAAATATGGGGCCTGGCGAAAATGCTGTAGTTACTATAGGAAAAATAACTGGTGGAAGCAGATATAATGTTGTTTCTGATCATGTGAAATTAGAAGGAACAGTTAGAACTTTTGATACTGGTACTGCTGAACTTATAAAGAAAAGGCTTAGTAGAATAGTTATGGATATTTCTGATGCTTATGAATGTATAGGAACATTAGACTATCAAGATGGATATGATTTTATGTTTAATGATTTAGCTCTTTCTGAAGAGGTTATAAAATCTTTAAATCCTCTATTGGGAAAAGATAATATCATTATTCAGCCTAATCCTCTACCAGCAGGAGAAGATTTCTCATTTGTGACTAAAAAAGTTCCTTCTGTGTTTTTATGGCTTGGAACAGAAACCGATTTTAACAAAGGAAAATGTATTCTTCATAATCCTGAATTTATGGCTGATGAAAATTCACTAAAAGTAGGAATAAAAATTTTATGTAAACTTGTATTAGACAGATTAAACTCTTTGGAATAA
- a CDS encoding AbgT family transporter, whose amino-acid sequence MANSTTKKTGIINIFIEIIESLGNKLPHPFWLFVFLCVITLVASSIFSYFDVSVEYMSAQATGAAMTTVKVENLLSYPEMRNFLSNLVKTYITFPPLGLVLVMMMGVGLIEQTGLLSSLIRKMILQAPPFVVTAVLMFVGINSSIASDAGILFTPTIGAAVFKALGRNPWLGVIAGYAAASGGLSASLFISGSDVVLAGITESAAKSMNITGSTSPVINWYFMSAMTIILTVVLTIVTEKVLAKLVDDNQIEMKEHEKSQYELTQDEKKGLLYSGIAVVIAIAVLLFLSLPENSFFRNDNGQFLPKSPLMSSVLPIIFSVFFVTGTAYGVGAKVITKLEDIPKLMQKELLGMTSIFVTMFPASMFVYLFGRSKLATIVAVKGADRIKDLDIGAIPLLVLLICLCTVLNLLMGSSSAKWLILAPIFIPMFSMVGFSPALTQAAYRIGDGSTNIISPIAGAVPVILGLLEQYKPDNYNKKIGVGTMISLELPFTVTLLVVQTIAIIIWFTFNIPLGPGASVFC is encoded by the coding sequence ATGGCTAATTCAACAACGAAAAAAACTGGGATCATCAATATTTTTATTGAGATTATTGAATCTTTAGGAAATAAACTGCCTCATCCTTTCTGGTTATTTGTTTTCCTATGCGTTATCACATTAGTTGCTTCATCTATTTTTTCTTACTTTGATGTGTCTGTAGAATATATGTCTGCACAAGCAACAGGTGCTGCAATGACTACTGTTAAAGTAGAAAATCTTTTATCTTATCCTGAAATGAGAAATTTTCTTTCTAATCTTGTAAAAACTTATATTACATTCCCACCATTAGGTTTGGTTTTAGTTATGATGATGGGGGTAGGTCTTATTGAACAGACTGGGCTTCTTTCTTCTCTAATAAGAAAGATGATTTTACAGGCACCACCTTTTGTGGTAACTGCTGTTCTAATGTTTGTTGGAATCAATTCAAGTATTGCCTCTGATGCAGGTATACTTTTTACTCCAACTATTGGAGCTGCTGTTTTTAAGGCTCTTGGAAGAAATCCATGGCTAGGAGTTATTGCAGGTTATGCTGCTGCTTCTGGTGGATTAAGTGCAAGCCTTTTCATATCAGGAAGTGATGTTGTTCTGGCTGGTATAACTGAAAGTGCTGCCAAATCTATGAATATAACTGGTTCTACTTCTCCAGTTATAAACTGGTATTTCATGTCTGCTATGACTATTATCCTTACTGTTGTTCTTACAATTGTTACTGAAAAAGTTCTGGCAAAATTAGTTGATGATAATCAAATTGAAATGAAAGAACATGAAAAATCACAATATGAATTAACTCAAGATGAAAAAAAAGGTCTTTTATACTCTGGTATTGCTGTAGTAATAGCTATAGCTGTTCTCTTATTTTTATCTCTTCCAGAAAATTCTTTTTTCAGAAACGACAATGGGCAATTTCTTCCGAAATCTCCACTTATGTCTTCTGTGCTTCCAATAATATTTTCAGTATTCTTTGTTACTGGTACTGCATATGGAGTTGGAGCTAAAGTAATTACAAAGCTTGAAGATATTCCTAAACTTATGCAAAAGGAATTATTGGGTATGACTTCAATATTTGTTACTATGTTCCCTGCTTCTATGTTTGTTTATCTTTTTGGAAGAAGTAAACTTGCTACTATAGTTGCAGTAAAAGGTGCAGACAGAATAAAAGATTTGGATATTGGAGCTATTCCACTGCTTGTTTTATTAATATGTCTTTGTACAGTATTGAATCTTTTAATGGGAAGCTCTTCAGCTAAATGGCTGATCTTGGCTCCTATATTTATTCCTATGTTTTCAATGGTTGGTTTTTCTCCAGCACTTACACAAGCTGCATATCGTATAGGAGATGGTTCCACAAATATTATTTCACCTATTGCTGGGGCTGTTCCTGTAATTTTAGGACTTTTAGAGCAATATAAGCCTGATAATTACAATAAAAAAATCGGTGTTGGAACTATGATTTCACTTGAACTTCCTTTTACGGTTACTCTTTTAGTAGTTCAAACAATTGCTATTATTATATGGTTTACATTTAATATTCCATTAGGACCAGGAGCTAGTGTTTTTTGTTAA